From a single Eremothecium sinecaudum strain ATCC 58844 chromosome III, complete sequence genomic region:
- the LOT5 gene encoding Lot5p (Syntenic homolog of Ashbya gossypii AER086C; Syntenic homolog of Saccharomyces cerevisiae YKL183W (LOT5)): MCSCQIVYTRPTLENTISYKQYEKTYPRMKGFPLTQQSELPVLYGGGRNFYFGLLPTNDTQPFEDADLFVLDSCIVIWLQAWDRGLQIPYQGLVYHAVRKVDTQQIPETSTLELIITVERDDVLNQFFPVQTTAAAYAMSTVELVLRPKYGNHDRHYNVDVETLFTFRDFGLNRGNAMVLNSNKAIATCMDLHESASSTEEDACQSQNTYTQDENDPNLNPNNTYMPFTTVLNDIASAHHLASTTPFRDITTEQSTAGVSLQFYADLPLAGTKQPRPTCDDNVQGKRHKDL, translated from the coding sequence ATGTGTAGCTGCCAAATTGTATATACAAGGCCTACTTTAGAGAATACAATCTCCTACAAACAATATGAAAAGACTTATCCTCGGATGAAGGGGTTCCCTCTAACGCAACAAAGCGAACTGCCGGTTTTATACGGCGGAGGCCGCAACTTCTACTTTGGCCTGCTTCCTACCAACGACACTCAACCCTTTGAAGACGCAGACCTGTTTGTTTTAGATTCCTGCATTGTAATATGGCTACAAGCGTGGGACCGAGGCCTTCAAATTCCATATCAAGGGCTTGTGTATCATGCTGTCAGGAAAGTAGATACTCAACAGATACCTGAAACAAGCACTCTAGAGCTGATCATAACGGTAGAACGTGATGACGTGCTGAACCAATTCTTCCCTGTCCAAACAACCGCCGCTGCTTATGCAATGTCAACTGTGGAACTGGTCTTAAGACCAAAATACGGAAACCATGATAGGCATTACAACGTGGACGTCGAAACCCTGTTCACTTTCCGCGATTTCGGTTTAAACCGCGGCAATGCCATGGTCCTAAATAGCAACAAGGCCATCGCAACTTGCATGGATCTCCACGAATCCGCTTCGTCCACAGAAGAGGATGCATGTCAATCACAAAACACGTACACGCAAGATGAAAACGACCCTAACCTTAATCCCAACAATACCTACATGCCATTCACTACCGTCCTTAACGACATAGCCAGCGCACACCATCTTGCTAGCACTACGCCCTTTCGCGACATCACAACGGAACAATCAACGGCAGGCGTCTCACTACAGTTTTATGCTGATTTGCCGCTGGCAGGAACGAAGCAGCCACGGCCCACTTGCGACGATAACGTCCAAGGAAAGAGACATAAGGACCTCTAA
- the SPE1 gene encoding ornithine decarboxylase SPE1 (Syntenic homolog of Ashbya gossypii AER087C; Syntenic homolog of Saccharomyces cerevisiae YKL184W (SPE1)) → MSTSSTEISSVGKLQTMLFEPGLACTTVKLNKTIEIEKPPHQQAHQEIFSALKNHIDNINKDTCDAGGENSFFVCDLSEIERVYKYWKQELPRVKPFYAVKCNPKIEVLKTMNFLGINFDCASKNEIETVLNLGVDPSRIIYANPCKAASFIRFAASKGVRRLTFDNVEELHKIARFHPDAELLLRIATDDSTAQCRLSTKFGCSLPDVPSLVATAKELNLNLIGVCFHVGSGASDFTSLIDSVRDARYVFDYVAKQTDMPALRVLDVGGGFQFESFHESANYLSSALDRYFPEHMNVEIIAEPGRLLVATAFTLASHVIAKRKNSDGSAMLYINDGVYANMNCIIFDHQAAKPMVLYHADNYHYMDFNSSSKIKTPQCRNQVSIWGPTCDGLDCITNSYHLKYDLTVGDWLYFPNLGAYTSSAATPFNGFDQAIQVIYIKTGQKYDSPL, encoded by the coding sequence ATGTCGACTAGCTCTACTGAAATTTCTAGTGTAGGTAAGCTACAAACTATGTTGTTTGAGCCTGGTTTAGCTTGTACTACTGTCAAGTTAAATAAAACCattgaaattgaaaaacCACCACACCAGCAAGCACACCAGGAGATCTTTTCAGCACTTAAGAATCATATCGATAACATTAATAAAGATACCTGTGATGCTGGTGGCGAAAACTCATTCTTTGTTTGTGATTTGAGCGAGATTGAGAGAGTCTATAAATATTGGAAACAAGAGCTACCGCGTGTGAAGCCGTTTTACGCCGTTAAATGCAACCCAAAGATAGAAGTATTGAAGACTATGAATTTTCTTGGAATAAACTTTGACTGCGCTTCTAAGAATGAGATTGAAACGGTGTTAAATTTGGGTGTTGATCCTTCCCGGATTATTTATGCCAATCCATGCAAGGCGGCTTCTTTTATACGATTTGCAGCCTCAAAGGGAGTGAGAAGACTAACATTTGACAATGTTGAGGAGTTACATAAAATTGCTAGATTCCACCCAGACGCCGAGCTCTTGTTACGGATAGCTACTGATGACTCAACTGCGCAGTGTCGTCTCTCAACGAAGTTTGGGTGTAGTTTACCCGACGTGCCGAGCTTGGTTGCCACTGCTAAGGAGTTGAACTTGAACTTGATTGGTGTGTGCTTTCACGTGGGGTCGGGGGCATCTGATTTCACATCTCTTATTGATTCTGTTCGCGATGCTCGCTATGTGTTTGACTACGTAGCTAAGCAAACAGACATGCCCGCTTTGCGCGTGTTGGATGTTGGCGGAGGCTTCCAGTTTGAAAGCTTCCACGAATCTGCTAATTATTTGAGCTCAGCCTTGGATCGCTATTTCCCTGAGCACATGAATGTTGAGATTATCGCTGAACCTGGTCGGTTGCTTGTGGCTACTGCATTCACTCTTGCCTCTCACGTGATTGCGAAACGCAAGAATAGTGATGGAAGCGCGATGCTCTATATAAATGATGGTGTCTATGCCAACATGAACTGCATAATATTTGACCACCAAGCAGCTAAACCCATGGTATTGTATCACGCGGACAACTACCACTATATGGACTTCAATTCTTCATCGAAAATTAAAACCCCGCAGTGCAGGAACCAGGTCTCTATATGGGGTCCAACGTGCGATGGCCTAGACTGTATAACCAACAGTTACCACTTGAAGTATGATTTGACGGTGGGGGACTGGTTGTACTTTCCAAACCTAGGAGCTTACACTTCAAGTGCTGCAACTCCATTCAACGGTTTCGACCAGGCTATTCAGGTGATATATATTAAAACAGGACAGAAATACGATTCTCCTCTATAG
- the HYM1 gene encoding Hym1p (Syntenic homolog of Ashbya gossypii AER093C; Syntenic homolog of Saccharomyces cerevisiae YKL189W (HYM1)) has product MTFWWKKSPKTPGDYVKHLTEQLSKFELSGPDNRKKVQDECTKYITGTKDFMLGETDPAPTSEAIDELYSAIYEADLLYDLLLHLHELDFESRKDVALIFATCLRRSKDNKFTTVDYLVTKPKILSYMLRVSELALNKLHGTEIFLTVGGMILESMKYEQLCRLFLRNSQIWNFFEFARLGSFEVSTESLQILTELFTTHTKLVATEFFNQDANIKKFIDRINMLMAHGNYVTKRQSVKLLRTMILNRAYGQLMNNYINSPENLKLSMILLSDRSKNLQLESFNVFKVVVANPRKSKPVLDILIKNRDKLLKFFENFGLDTKDSTLLDEKEFVVAQIEGLPRLMSSNTENNLGSSPQKNVIV; this is encoded by the coding sequence ATGACGTTTTGGTGGAAGAAGAGTCCAAAGACTCCCGGGGATTACGTTAAGCATCTTACTGAACAGTTGTCCAAATTCGAGCTATCTGGTCCTGATAATAGGAAAAAGGTACAAGATGAATGTACCAAGTATATTACTGGTACAAAAGATTTCATGCTTGGAGAGACTGATCCTGCCCCCACTAGCGAAGCAATCGATGAGCTATATTCAGCAATCTATGAGGCAGATTTGTTGTATGATCTATTGCTGCATTTGCATGAGCTTGACTTTGAATCAAGGAAAGACGTGGCATTAATATTCGCGACATGCTTGAGGCGATCTAAGGACAACAAATTTACCACTGTTGACTACTTAGTTACGAAGCCAAAGATTTTGTCATATATGCTCCGGGTGTCAGAATTGGCGCTGAATAAGCTTCATGGCACGGAAATATTCCTAACGGTCGGCGGGATGATATTGGAGTCAATGAAGTATGAGCAATTATGCCGCTTGTTCTTGCGGAATTCCCAAATTTGGAATTTCTTTGAGTTTGCACGGCTAGGTTCCTTTGAAGTGAGCACCGAGAGCTTACAAATCTTGACGGAGCTATTTACTACGCATACGAAGCTTGTTGCTACTGAGTTCTTTAACCAGGATGCTAACATAAAAAAGTTTATCGATCGGATTAACATGTTGATGGCGCACGGCAATTATGTGACCAAGCGACAGAGCGTAAAATTGTTGCGGACAATGATACTTAACCGAGCATATGGCCAACTAATGAACAATTACATTAATTCCCCTGAGAACTTAAAATTGAGCATGATTTTATTAAGCGACCGCTCAAAGAATTTGCAGTTGGAGTCGTTTAATGTTTTTAAGGTTGTTGTGGCTAATCCTAGGAAATCCAAACCAGTACTGGACATATTGATCAAGAATCGTGATAAATTATTAAAGTTTTTTGAGAATTTTGGCTTGGATACCAAGGACTCCACGTTATTGGATGAGAAAGAATTTGTTGTAGCTCAAATAGAAGGCCTTCCAAGATTGATGAGCTCCAATACCGAAAATAATTTGGGGTCTTCTCCTCAGAAAAATGTTATTGTTTGA
- the VPS36 gene encoding ESCRT-II subunit protein VPS36 (Syntenic homolog of Ashbya gossypii AER092W; Syntenic homolog of Saccharomyces cerevisiae YLR417W (VPS36)): protein MIYLNYWNYPEITASGQPVLRENEKDIYVEQNVGLYHGKSKILNKQTGRCYLTSQRLIYIDDLINSGESLYLELDDIKDLQYSSKFLKRSARIIIFLKRYSGSDYRKNRSGVNPHSSVQKSTWTCPICMVTNESSGELKDRIPPCLNCGVSPDYSMVANTVVTTVSETANIQGGQAVNTCSACTFINHPQLGNCEICGTRLATAKQAWNNNAAGYRDTRIKIQLESSSGLKEGDAPFVQISFHKSDGQIFFQALSKVLESLEDSQLKHLYNQNLVSVNGVALNSELILNENKTNQIGIASLERSKEQQILKNDILLNNALTDLNNLMALANDIENLYKNDGGNRDKELPLLIIDRDKFLNKSAFLDEISREIYQLLISEFKDQMETNGGILVTMVDLYALYNKTMRIGTGFISPQEMREACERFPKLGLTEMKLTKVNNRVLCISSGNSFEFIKKKIINIAEVTPGSDLLQIAQSLNQNNSNTWAIGIVMEVLQNCITEGDLLIDEQISGIHYYVNSKWTNGKKPTTTE, encoded by the coding sequence ATGATCTACCTAAACTATTGGAATTATCCGGAGATTACAGCATCTGGTCAGCCTGTATTGCGTGAGAATGAGAAAGATATTTATGTCGAGCAAAATGTTGGTCTTTATCACGGAAAATCAAAGATCTTGAACAAGCAGACAGGGCGTTGCTATTTAACCTCACAGCGGCTAATTTATATTGATGACTTAATTAATTCAGGCGAATCTCTATACCTAGAACTTGATGATATTAAGGATTTGCAATACAGTTCGAAATTCTTAAAACGGTCAGCTAGGATTATAATATTCCTGAAAAGATATTCAGGATCTGATTACAGGAAAAACAGGAGTGGTGTTAACCCCCATTCATCTGTTCAGAAGTCTACATGGACGTGTCCAATATGCATGGTCACAAACGAGTCATCAGGGGAGTTGAAGGACCGTATCCCACCTTGCTTAAATTGTGGTGTCTCACCCGATTATAGTATGGTAGCGAATACTGTTGTAACAACGGTTAGCGAAACGGCTAATATTCAAGGGGGGCAGGCCGTCAATACGTGTTCCGCCTGTACGTTCATAAACCATCCGCAGTTGGGAAACTGTGAGATATGTGGAACGAGGCTTGCCACTGCGAAACAGGCATGGAATAACAATGCAGCAGGGTACCGGGATACCAGGATAAAGATCCAACTAGAGTCGAGCTCCGGTTTAAAGGAGGGGGATGCTCCGTTTGTCCAAATCAGCTTTCATAAATCGGACGGACAAATCTTCTTCCAAGCATTGAGTAAGGTGCTGGAAAGTCTAGAGGACAGCCAACTGAAGCATTTATACAATCAAAACCTAGTGTCAGTAAATGGTGTGGCACTAAACAGTGAGTTAATACTAAATGAAAATAAGACTAACCAGATCGGCATAGCGAGCTTGGAGAGAAGTAAAGAACAACAAATTCTTAAGAATGACATTCTTTTGAACAATGCATTGACAGATTTGAACAACTTAATGGCGTTGGCTAATGACATAGAAAATCTATACAAGAATGATGGAGGAAACAGGGATAAAGAGTTGCCACTTCTCATTATAGATAGGGACAAGTTCCTGAATAAATCCGCCTTCTTGGATGAGATTTCCAGGGAAATATATCAGCTTTTAATATCGGAGTTCAAAGACCAAATGGAAACAAATGGGGGGATACTAGTGACAATGGTAGATCTGTATGCTCTATACAACAAAACAATGAGAATTGGCACTGGCTTCATTTCTCCCCAGGAAATGAGGGAAGCTTGTGAAAGGTTCCCCAAACTTGGGCTAACGGAAATGAAACTCACGAAGGTGAATAACCGAGTGCTTTGTATTTCATCCGGAAACTCATTCGAATTCATCAAAAAGAAAATCATCAACATTGCAGAAGTTACACCGGGGTCGGACTTATTACAAATAGCGCAGTCACTCAACCAGAACAACTCCAACACATGGGCCATAGGGATTGTAATGGAAGTCTTACAGAACTGCATAACTGAAGGTGATTTATTAATAGATGAACAGATTAGTGGGATACACTATTATGTAAATTCTAAGTGGACAAACGGCAAAAAACCGACAACGACTGAATAA
- the PXA2 gene encoding ATP-binding cassette long-chain fatty acid transporter PXA2 (Syntenic homolog of Ashbya gossypii AER091W; Syntenic homolog of Saccharomyces cerevisiae YKL188C (PXA2)), which translates to MLLDFYKKYRVGILKTSYVVLLAAVVQTFAKDKSTEDHQQPVTPSILKKNKKGDEGDQKDRAKKRRNFLVGLILKDPKCVAVFLLQATLLVIRTMLTLRVATLDGVLVSKLVKGRYSEFVKVLLGQWMTLGVPASIVNSLLAYTTGFCAITVNKRISHHMLDKYLKSHHSFYGANSMSGNVVKTGSVKKEKDEKDELEKRQPPTDGVSIQVVDLPVQYLTRDVGVFSHNASVLLNQLLKPTLDLFMCSFKLSQSSNSSMMAEGTLVLGLIVYFSNVFLKLMQPNFTDLTVKRTQLEGYFRTLHSKLHTYSEEIALFKGYRTELWNLDYAFYQLTVFMAKEFKARALYEFGTSFIVKYVWGAAGLVLCSIPVFYRGDSSEDLTAGFITNRRLLMTASSSVGRYFELRRNIQQLKGEAIRLNTFNDILEKSKANFSEGSDVLIEYDNSRIQFVNIPLVTPALQVLIPELNFELKHGDHLLIIGPNGCGKSSLFRVLGGLWPVMKSFVNPDKTAKLVIPSRNAENGRKPIFYLPQRSYMSNFSSFREQITYPDNTAAVIKKYNGDLERCDKELAEILSVVELDDLINENMSIVMAQRSTEEDEDTVDVSLTDAFNVTRKWSEELSIGIQQRLAMARMYYHRPKFAVLDECTSSVSPEMEQKMYTHAQKLEISLISVCHRTTLWHFHNYLLKFDGNGNYSFGPFNPKQRLKDEQRLLELNKLLEQDAPIWKKKLEELTMARNSKLIRANSKKNLDLVAKEGKHEVTKSVAISAAPSI; encoded by the coding sequence ATGTTACTGGACTTTTATAAGAAATATAGGGTTGGTATTCTGAAAACTTCGTATGTTGTACTGTTGGCGGCTGTTGTGCAAACATTTGCGAAGGATAAGTCTACTGAAGACCATCAACAGCCGGTGACGCCCTCGATATTAAAGAAGAATAAAAAGGGAGATGAAGGCGATCAGAAAGATAGAGCTAAGAAGCGGCGGAACTTTTTGGTGGGTTTGATTCTTAAGGACCCAAAATGTGTTGCTGTATTCTTACTGCAGGCGACATTGTTGGTGATCAGGACGATGCTGACGCTACGAGTAGCGACATTAGACGGTGTTTTGGTATCGAAATTGGTGAAAGGTAGGTATTCTGAATTTGTGAAGGTGCTGTTGGGGCAGTGGATGACTTTAGGGGTTCCTGCTAGTATTGTGAATAGTTTACTGGCGTATACCACAGGGTTCTGCGCGATCACTGTCAACAAGAGGATCAGTCATCACATGCTTGataaatatttaaaatcGCATCACTCGTTCTATGGCGCTAATAGCATGTCTGGTAACGTGGTGAAGACGGGTAGCGTGAAAAAGGAGAAGGATGAGAAAGACGAATTAGAGAAGCGGCAGCCGCCCACTGATGGAGTTTCCATACAGGTTGTAGATCTTCCTGTGCAGTACCTAACGAGGGATGTTGGTGTGTTTTCGCACAATGCGTCGGTATTGTTGAATCAGCTCCTAAAGCCTACCCTCGACCTGTTTATGTGTTCGTTCAAATTGAGTCAGAGTTCCAATAGCAGTATGATGGCAGAGGGAACGCTAGTGCTTGGATTGATAGTCTACTTCAGCAATGTCTTTCTGAAGTTGATGCAGCCTAACTTTACTGATTTGACCGTGAAACGCACACAACTCGAGGGGTACTTCCGGACGCTGCATTCGAAATTGCACACCTATAGTGAAGAAATCGCTCTGTTTAAGGGCTATAGGACGGAGCTGTGGAACTTGGACTATGCTTTTTACCAGCTAACGGTATTCATGGCCAAGGAGTTCAAAGCAAGGGCTTTGTACGAATTTGGAACCAGTTTTATCGTCAAATATGTCTGGGGTGCTGCAGGCTTGGTTCTGTGTTCTATTCCGGTGTTCTACCGTGGTGATTCCTCAGAAGACCTTACTGCAGGCTTTATCACCAATAGGAGATTGTTGATGACAGCCTCCTCATCAGTCGGACGGTACTTTGAACTTCGCAGAAACATCCAACAGCTCAAAGGTGAGGCCATAAGACTAAATACTTTTAACGATATCCTTGAAAAGAGCAAAGCGAACTTCAGTGAAGGTAGCGATGTTCTTATTGAATATGACAACTCGAGGATTCAGTTTGTCAATATTCCTCTTGTCACTCCAGCTTTACAGGTTTTAATTCCGGAACTTAATTTTGAACTCAAACATGGTGATCATTTACTAATCATAGGTCCAAACGGTTGCGGTAAATCTTCTTTATTTAGAGTCTTGGGAGGTCTGTGGCCCGTTATGAAAAGCTTTGTAAATCCTGATAAGACAGCTAAGTTGGTGATACCCTCCAGAAATGCTGAAAATGGAAGGAAGCCCATATTCTATCTCCCCCAGAGATCTTACATGAGCAATTTCTCTTCTTTCAGAGAGCAAATAACTTATCCAGATAACACTGCCGCCGTAATTAAGAAGTACAATGGCGACCTTGAACGTTGTGACAAAGAACTCGCAGAGATCCTTTCTGTCGTTGAGCTAGATGACCTCATCAACGAAAACATGTCCATTGTAATGGCTCAGCGCTCCACCGAAGAGGATGAGGATACTGTAGATGTTTCTCTCACAGATGCTTTTAACGTCACCAGGAAGTGGTCAGAGGAGCTTTCAATTGGTATTCAACAACGTCTAGCAATGGCAAGAATGTACTACCACAGACCTAAGTTCGCTGTCTTGGATGAATGCACCTCCTCAGTCTCTCCAGAAATGGAACAGAAGATGTACACTCACGCCCAAAAGTTGGAAATATCCCTGATATCTGTTTGTCATCGTACCACACTATGGCATTTCCACAACTACCTATTGAAGTTTGATGGTAATGGCAACTACTCATTTGGTCCATTTAACCCAAAGCAAAGACTAAAGGATGAACAAAGACTGTTAGAACTGAACAAATTGTTAGAACAGGACGCCCCAATATGGAAGAAAAAACTTGAGGAACTAACAATGGCAAGAAATTCCAAACTCATCCGTGCCAATAGCAAGAAGAATTTAGATCTAGTTGCAAAAGAGGGCAAACATGAAGTAACGAAATCAGTAGCAATCAGTGCGGCTCCAAGTATATAA
- the FAT3 gene encoding Fat3p (Syntenic homolog of Ashbya gossypii AER090W; Syntenic homolog of Saccharomyces cerevisiae YLR413W and YKL187C) gives MKLSSSEKLVAPIAGFFTLVAIILVIIATAGLTTTREPMVNVYMGNADITGLQVTKVIRRIENVYHFVADVVQSGRLSESEVRDELGTIGGSSQLGSVLDILTNNTNYHGTLVALADLAAAVPDANEASASRLKDLHQLLDLATDKARFLKAMGSLLSNPAPATNETARAQALLRGLLFDSTNPVDTLGNMATLSNYTMVQKADILAFVVLFTNSNNITATTYDLETLLNTNVSTAFVRNLTSRLPPSGDIIGGLTQLAGTLQGQELTFVRTIADILRLSKDPMTDLSMLNSTATDSNAIASAKANFPPLAGVLKNSRNTTFAFESVQELSVISDDGSAGRLFNLYEIVSTSREPTEALVIISSLQENPMDEAGKKSLPALFALLSYATDPIETFNGLLSLNSLAGSSPDTFSTVVGLLNTALAYDGPQEFERQRQVEVLPAALRIFDVPANFRLGIFSLCGFRYDGDLKSCTPNHAVQDFDYGHILYDFLLESRLRQYLEAMSITEQEFFLEGRLLNHQNLYVPAVRGILAFNIIGIVLGLVIILSLILSLLFSGSRLALFARFLSILVTIAFFAAALIDIIVISIIKSGTAYDDYGVVYSTGSAFAGLVWSAFILTFLSAFLLWTTHIKAKKAAAKDTQSTPDGFAYSEKQKELGDEQRPIV, from the coding sequence ATGAAACTTTCCAGTTCTGAGAAGCTGGTGGCTCCTATAGCAGGTTTTTTTACGCTCGTAGCTATTATCCTTGTGATAATAGCAACTGCCGGTCTCACTACTACTAGAGAACCGATGGTTAACGTCTACATGGGTAATGCTGACATTACTGGTCTACAGGTGACGAAGGTCATCAGGAGAATTGAAAACGTTTACCATTTTGTTGCCGATGTTGTGCAATCTGGAAGATTGAGTGAGTCCGAGGTGCGCGATGAGTTGGGCACGATTGGTGGGTCTTCTCAGTTGGGTAGCGTGCTAGATATTCTGACTAACAATACCAACTACCACGGTACTTTGGTGGCATTGGCCGATCTTGCTGCTGCCGTTCCTGACGCTAACGAGGCCTCCGCTTCGAGATTGAAGGACCTGCATCAATTGCTAGATCTTGCTACTGACAAAGCTAGGTTCTTGAAGGCGATGGGTAGCTTGCTATCCAACCCTGCTCCTGCAACCAATGAGACTGCAAGAGCACAAGCCTTGTTGCGTGGGCTTTTGTTTGACTCCACGAACCCTGTTGACACGCTAGGAAATATGGCAACTCTCTCGAATTATACTATGGTTCAAAAGGCTGACATTTTGGCTTTCGTCGTTCTGTTCACCAATTCTAATAATATTACTGCAACCACTTATGATTTGGAGACATTGCTCAACACTAACGTTTCCACTGCATTCGTAAGAAATCTCACTTCTAGACTTCCTCCATCAGGTGACATTATCGGGGGACTAACCCAATTGGCCGGTACTCTACAAGGGCAGGAATTGACATTTGTAAGAACAATAGCTGACATTCTCAGACTCTCTAAGGACCCAATGACAGATTTGAGCATGTTGAATAGCACTGCTACTGATTCTAATGCGATTGCGTCCGCCAAGGCAAATTTCCCTCCTTTGGCCGGAGTTTTGAAAAACTCACGTAATACCACCTTCGCATTTGAGAGTGTCCAAGAATTGAGCGTTATATCCGATGACGGCTCTGCTGGTCGCTTGTTTAACCTATATGAAATCGTGAGTACATCCAGGGAGCCAACCGAAGCTCTAGTGATAATATCCAGCTTGCAAGAGAATCCAATGGATGAAGCAGGCAAAAAGTCTCTACCAGCCTTGTTTGCGCTCTTGTCATATGCCACTGATCCTATAGAAACCTTCAACGGTCTCCTTTCCTTGAACAGTCTAGCAGGTAGCTCCCCAGATACATTCAGTACCGTTGTAGGACTTTTGAACACCGCCCTCGCATACGACGGCCCACAAGAGTTTGAGCGCCAGCGCCAGGTAGAGGTTCTACCTGCAGCTTTGAGAATATTTGACGTTCCTGCAAACTTCAGACTGGGTATCTTCAGTCTGTGTGGCTTCAGATACGACGGTGATCTCAAATCCTGTACTCCAAACCACGCAGTCCAGGACTTCGACTACGGACACATCTTGTACGATTTCCTATTGGAATCCAGATTAAGACAGTACTTGGAGGCAATGTCCATTACGGAACAGGAATTCTTTTTGGAAGGCAGGCTGTTGAACCACCAAAACCTATACGTTCCAGCCGTCCGCGGTATCCTTGCCTTCAACATTATTGGAATTGTTCTCGGTCTAGTGATTATACTATCGCTAATTTTGTCATTACTATTCTCAGGTAGCCGTCTCGCATTATTTGCAAGATTTTTATCAATTCTAGTCACCATTGCATTCTTCGCTGCCGCTTTGATCGATATCATTGTCATTTCAATCATTAAATCCGGTACAGCCTATGATGATTACGGTGTCGTGTACAGCACTGGTAGTGCTTTCGCAGGTCTAGTGTGGTCCGCTTTCATCCTAACCTTCCTCAGCGCTTTCCTATTATGGACCACTCATATCAAAGCTAAGAAGGCTGCTGCTAAGGATACTCAATCAACCCCAGATGGTTTTGCTTACAGTGAAAAGCAAAAAGAACTCGGAGATGAGCAGCGGCCTATAGTTTAA
- the MTR2 gene encoding Mtr2p (Syntenic homolog of Ashbya gossypii AER089W; Syntenic homolog of Saccharomyces cerevisiae YKL186C (MTR2)): MITTPTNESQVIENFIKKLLAHLDECNVDKLQLFPTLFDQHSCKIIVNSQPFAQPAAFIQTWLQQVVATQHSITSIDFHTIPGTNTVICNVNCKVRFEESGRDRSGADSAILVSSSTPSSRNNMHSKGSLPSRNQRIWGSYYGVSIQIVLHANIFTDNPPAGVIAGLNYNFVYKPEDSLITI, from the coding sequence ATGATTACCACGCCCACGAATGAGTCCCAGGTCATTGAGAACTTCATTAAAAAGCTGCTAGCACACCTAGATGAGTGCAATGTCGATAAATTACAGCTGTTCCCCACGTTGTTTGACCAGCACAGCTGCAAAATTATAGTAAATTCGCAGCCCTTTGCACAACCGGCCGCTTTCATACAGACTTGGCTACAGCAAGTTGTGGCCACACAACACTCTATCACTTCGATCGATTTTCACACTATCCCCGGTACTAATACAGTGATCTGCAATGTCAATTGTAAAGTGCGCTTCGAGGAAAGCGGCAGGGATCGTTCCGGCGCTGACTCCGCGATCCTCGTGTCCTCCTCCACGCCCTCTTCACGTAACAATATGCATTCAAAGGGATCACTACCATCCCGTAATCAGCGTATATGGGGTAGTTACTACGGTGTATCGATACAAATTGTTTTACACGCAAACATTTTTACAGACAACCCTCCAGCCGGTGTTATAGCGGGATTAAACTATAACTTTGTCTACAAGCCTGAGGATTCACTAATAACCATATAG